The Actinomycetota bacterium genome window below encodes:
- a CDS encoding response regulator transcription factor: protein MAKPAEISARVLVVEDDEGISEAIAFKLRQHGYICLTAADGLEGLRLLRRENPDLMVLDLMLPGMDGWKLCEQARQESFDLPIIIVSARTSEFDKVQALSLGADDYLTKPFSMNELAARVEAHLRRVQRPGVAPGVSPGSQIEAGPLSIDPGRKEAFADGEPVGLTSKEYAVLYLVASQAPMVLSREDIYRAVWGYEMLHGDRSVDVFVRRIRKKLKAKIPAVSFLHTHYGFGYKFEFKED, encoded by the coding sequence ATGGCGAAACCTGCTGAAATCAGCGCTCGCGTGCTCGTGGTCGAGGACGACGAGGGTATCTCTGAAGCGATTGCTTTCAAGCTACGGCAGCATGGTTACATCTGTCTGACCGCTGCGGATGGACTCGAAGGACTGAGGCTGTTGCGGCGGGAGAACCCGGATCTCATGGTGCTCGACCTGATGCTGCCGGGCATGGATGGCTGGAAACTCTGCGAGCAGGCGCGCCAGGAAAGCTTTGACCTGCCGATTATCATTGTCAGCGCCCGCACCAGCGAATTCGACAAGGTGCAGGCACTTTCGCTGGGTGCTGACGATTATCTGACCAAGCCTTTCAGCATGAACGAGCTGGCCGCCCGGGTCGAGGCGCATCTGCGCCGGGTCCAGAGGCCGGGCGTAGCGCCGGGTGTTTCCCCCGGAAGCCAAATCGAGGCTGGTCCGCTCAGCATAGATCCCGGTCGTAAAGAGGCATTCGCCGATGGCGAGCCGGTGGGACTGACTTCAAAGGAGTATGCCGTTCTTTATCTGGTGGCCAGTCAGGCGCCAATGGTGCTATCAAGGGAAGATATCTATCGTGCTGTCTGGGGATACGAGATGCTGCACGGCGACCGGTCGGTCGATGTCTTTGTCCGGCGGATAAGGAAGAAGCTAAAGGCGAAGATCCCGGCGGTGTCGTTTCTGCATACCCACTATGGCTTCGGTTATAAGTTCGAGTTTAAGGAAGACTAG
- a CDS encoding ATP-binding cassette domain-containing protein, whose amino-acid sequence MTEAGTTPEDARAAADLVRHDAVVSSRPPASAGPVIEVVDLTRKFNGLTAVDGVSFDIDRKEIFGFLGPNGAGKTTTISMLCTLLKPTSGRATLNGFDIATQQDAVRQSIGIVFQDPTLDDQLTAWENLQFHAMLYNVPAAERRPRAERVLDMVGLIDRAGDRVETYSGGMKRRLEIARGLMHYPHVLFLDEPTLGLDPQTRSAIWDHVHELRAQYDITVFLTTHYMDEAENCDRIAIIDTGKIVALDTPGALKHRVGGDIITLRSADAATTVGELKEKFGLDAQVQPASADASGPAGDRIYLEVPEGRTLLPQMLRRLETEILSVTVREPTLDDVFLSLTGKQIREETVDKMDAMKARVRRRRSQRGAGHH is encoded by the coding sequence ATGACCGAGGCGGGAACTACACCGGAAGACGCTCGGGCGGCAGCTGACCTCGTCCGGCATGATGCTGTAGTATCATCGCGCCCACCTGCCTCGGCGGGACCGGTCATCGAAGTCGTAGACCTGACCCGGAAGTTCAACGGCCTCACAGCCGTCGACGGCGTCAGCTTCGACATCGACCGCAAGGAGATCTTCGGATTCCTAGGTCCTAATGGCGCCGGCAAGACCACGACCATCAGCATGCTCTGCACGCTGCTCAAACCGACGTCCGGGCGCGCTACTCTCAACGGATTCGATATCGCCACCCAGCAGGACGCTGTCCGGCAATCAATCGGTATCGTTTTTCAGGACCCGACTCTGGACGACCAGCTGACCGCCTGGGAGAACCTGCAGTTCCACGCCATGCTCTACAACGTTCCGGCTGCCGAGCGGCGGCCGCGCGCCGAGCGAGTGCTCGACATGGTCGGGCTCATCGACCGGGCCGGCGACCGGGTGGAGACTTATTCCGGGGGAATGAAGCGGCGGCTGGAGATCGCCCGTGGCCTCATGCACTATCCCCACGTGCTGTTTCTGGACGAGCCGACCCTTGGGCTTGACCCCCAGACCCGCAGCGCCATCTGGGATCATGTGCACGAGCTGAGGGCTCAATACGACATAACAGTCTTTCTGACAACTCATTACATGGACGAGGCGGAGAACTGCGACCGCATCGCCATCATCGATACCGGGAAAATAGTCGCGCTCGATACTCCCGGCGCTCTGAAGCACCGCGTCGGTGGCGACATCATCACCCTGCGTTCAGCGGACGCAGCCACAACGGTTGGCGAGCTGAAGGAAAAGTTCGGCCTCGACGCCCAGGTGCAGCCGGCATCGGCCGATGCATCCGGGCCCGCCGGCGACCGGATCTATCTGGAAGTGCCTGAAGGCCGCACGCTGCTGCCGCAGATGTTGCGGAGGCTAGAGACTGAGATACTTTCCGTGACGGTCCGTGAGCCGACGCTCGATGACGTGTTTCTCAGCCTCACCGGAAAGCAGATCCGCGAGGAGACAGTTGACAAGATGGACGCCATGAAAGCGCGCGTGCGCCGCCGTCGGTCTCAGCGGGGAGCTGGGCACCATTGA
- a CDS encoding magnesium transporter, which produces MFFLSKLLGQQVKDSRSQTVGTLDDIVVTIKRKYPSATKLVVKSGRQKMLLPWQLVRNFEESQTMLRLPAGELKAVEPEDGEIFLAGDILDKQIVDTEGHKLIRVNDLQLARANGSLRVVGVDISGGAIMRRLGLSRLAERLSRRVEPHLLDWKTVEPVSGGDTSGMKLQVTHDKLALLHPADIADIANELSPEDRVAVVEALEAEIAADTVEEMHPNFQATLLNDMDEKKAATILSNMDPDDAADLLADLPEEKAAALLSSMRMKEARDVKQLLSYEEDTAGGIMTTEFVSVPPGMTAGQAIGRLRELEPDAETIYYIYVVDDDGHLAGVISLRDLLLARRDQKVEEFMEHHLISIHADAKLEEVAQVVAKYNLLALPIIDEENILRGIVTVDDAIDIILPLTWKKRLPKIFG; this is translated from the coding sequence ATGTTTTTTCTGAGCAAGTTACTGGGGCAGCAGGTCAAGGATTCACGGTCGCAGACCGTGGGCACACTGGACGACATCGTCGTCACCATCAAGCGCAAATACCCGTCAGCCACCAAGCTGGTTGTGAAAAGCGGTAGGCAGAAGATGCTGCTTCCCTGGCAGCTGGTACGCAATTTCGAGGAATCCCAGACCATGCTGCGCCTGCCGGCTGGCGAGCTCAAGGCAGTCGAGCCCGAGGACGGCGAGATATTCCTGGCCGGAGACATCCTCGACAAGCAGATCGTCGACACCGAAGGCCACAAGCTCATCCGCGTCAACGACCTGCAGCTGGCCCGCGCCAACGGCAGCCTGCGGGTAGTGGGAGTCGACATCTCCGGCGGCGCCATCATGCGGCGGCTGGGTCTGTCACGCCTGGCTGAACGGCTATCGCGCCGCGTGGAACCTCATCTCCTGGACTGGAAGACCGTGGAACCGGTAAGCGGCGGCGACACCAGCGGCATGAAGCTGCAGGTGACCCATGACAAGCTGGCGCTGCTGCATCCCGCCGACATCGCCGACATCGCCAACGAGCTTTCTCCGGAAGACCGCGTCGCTGTGGTCGAGGCACTTGAGGCGGAGATCGCCGCCGACACTGTCGAGGAGATGCACCCCAACTTCCAGGCGACCCTGCTCAATGACATGGACGAGAAGAAGGCGGCAACCATCCTCTCCAACATGGACCCGGATGACGCCGCAGACCTGCTAGCCGACCTGCCCGAGGAAAAGGCAGCCGCGCTGCTTTCCTCCATGCGCATGAAGGAAGCCCGGGACGTCAAGCAGCTGCTCAGCTACGAGGAAGACACCGCAGGCGGAATCATGACCACCGAGTTCGTGTCCGTGCCGCCGGGCATGACCGCGGGCCAGGCCATCGGCCGCCTGCGCGAGCTGGAGCCCGACGCGGAGACGATCTATTACATCTACGTGGTGGACGACGACGGCCATCTTGCCGGTGTCATCTCCCTGCGCGACCTGCTGCTGGCCCGGCGCGACCAGAAGGTCGAAGAGTTCATGGAACACCACCTGATCAGCATCCACGCCGACGCCAAGCTCGAGGAAGTCGCCCAGGTCGTCGCCAAGTACAACCTGCTGGCGCTGCCTATCATCGACGAAGAGAACATCCTGCGTGGCATCGTCACCGTCGACGACGCCATCGACATCATCCTTCCCCTTACCTGGAAGAAACGGCTGCCGAAGATCTTCGGCTAG
- a CDS encoding DHA2 family efflux MFS transporter permease subunit has product MSGRSGQDGLRSQPVPGARARLRDNKRYRWMVLVTVASGMMMAILSSSIVNIALPTIAAEFGSNINTMTWVVTIFMITQATLMPVWGRAGDMYGHKKIFIIGLLLFTSTSVLCTVAWDPYSLIAGRALQAVGSSALAPMALAFIFGAFPPRDRAQALGIMGGVIGAAPVLGLTGGGLLVEAFGWRSVFFINIPLCALIVPAALFVLKESDANEETGFDIPGAVMLSTGLFAGLLGLNQGKNWGWSDPRILGCFALMVVLVTAFVFWEKRIERPMLDLGLLRIRSLTSANIAGFFSSGAMFGSLVLLPYFFQSVLGDEPAATGFELAPLALMFVLVAPIGGRLTSRIGARATASAGLFVAALGFFILAMQLSPDASGLNIALAIMVTGIGLGLTMAPLTTAAVHDAPLEKRGIASSLPNMSRFIGGSFAIAIFSTYLSSRMTGHLLDAGVPADAIAAGRSAAGAGSADNPMVREALSMSFQDVFLFAISFLVISFIVVQFIPRLRDSSSGRTD; this is encoded by the coding sequence TTGAGCGGCCGTAGCGGCCAGGATGGGCTGCGCAGCCAGCCGGTACCTGGGGCCCGCGCGCGCCTGCGGGATAACAAACGCTACCGCTGGATGGTGCTGGTCACGGTAGCCAGCGGCATGATGATGGCGATCCTGAGTTCGTCCATCGTCAACATCGCCCTGCCGACGATCGCCGCTGAGTTCGGTTCAAACATCAACACCATGACCTGGGTGGTCACCATCTTCATGATCACCCAGGCGACGCTGATGCCGGTTTGGGGACGCGCCGGCGACATGTATGGCCACAAGAAGATCTTCATCATCGGCCTGCTGCTGTTCACCTCGACCTCGGTTCTCTGTACTGTCGCCTGGGATCCATACAGTCTGATCGCCGGTCGCGCCCTCCAGGCGGTAGGCTCCAGCGCCCTGGCTCCAATGGCGCTGGCGTTCATCTTCGGCGCCTTCCCGCCGCGCGATCGGGCCCAGGCACTCGGCATCATGGGAGGGGTCATCGGCGCGGCTCCCGTGCTGGGGCTTACCGGCGGCGGCCTGCTGGTCGAGGCGTTCGGCTGGCGTAGCGTCTTCTTCATCAACATCCCGCTCTGTGCCCTCATCGTTCCCGCAGCCCTGTTCGTTCTGAAAGAATCGGATGCCAACGAAGAGACCGGTTTTGATATTCCCGGCGCCGTGATGCTTTCGACCGGCCTGTTCGCCGGGCTGCTGGGGCTGAATCAGGGCAAGAACTGGGGCTGGAGCGATCCCAGGATACTCGGCTGCTTCGCGCTGATGGTGGTGCTGGTAACAGCTTTCGTCTTCTGGGAGAAGCGGATCGAGCGGCCGATGCTCGACCTCGGCCTGCTCCGGATCAGGTCCCTGACGTCGGCCAACATCGCCGGGTTCTTCTCATCAGGAGCCATGTTCGGTTCGCTGGTCCTGCTGCCTTACTTCTTCCAGTCGGTGCTCGGTGATGAGCCGGCGGCAACCGGATTCGAGCTGGCGCCGCTGGCGCTGATGTTCGTCCTGGTCGCGCCCATAGGAGGAAGGCTTACTTCCAGGATCGGGGCGCGGGCGACCGCTTCGGCGGGGCTGTTCGTGGCCGCGCTCGGTTTCTTCATCCTGGCGATGCAGCTGTCGCCGGATGCGTCCGGCCTGAACATAGCTCTGGCGATCATGGTCACCGGCATCGGGCTCGGGCTCACAATGGCGCCGCTGACGACTGCCGCCGTGCACGACGCGCCTCTGGAGAAGCGTGGCATCGCCTCCTCGCTGCCCAACATGAGCCGGTTTATCGGCGGCTCTTTCGCAATCGCCATCTTCAGTACTTACCTCTCATCGCGGATGACCGGCCATCTGCTCGATGCCGGAGTGCCCGCGGATGCTATCGCTGCCGGGAGGTCTGCTGCGGGTGCCGGCAGCGCTGACAATCCTATGGTCAGGGAAGCGCTGTCCATGTCTTTTCAGGATGTCTTTCTCTTCGCCATCTCTTTCCTGGTGATATCCTTCATCGTCGTGCAGTTCATCCCCAGATTGCGCGACAGCAGCAGCGGAAGGACGGATTAG
- a CDS encoding Nramp family divalent metal transporter: MPRIGRTRLLLFLALIGPGLITANADNDAGGIATYSMAGGRYGYSMLWMLLLITLSLAVTQEMGARMGIVTGQGLAALIRERFRLKMTVFAMIAMLIANLGTTISEFSGIASSFQLFGASKYYTVPFVAAFIWLLVVRGSYKIAERVFLVFSTFYLSYVISGFMAHPDWGQALHDTVVPSFQMNAGYILLSIAVIGTTITPWGQFFIQAYVVDKGISIKHFRYTKAEVILGAVITDVVALFIIVACAATIYKTGGDINTADQAAQALVPLAGEWASNLFAFGLLNASVLAAGILPLATAYAICEAFGFESGVNRSFREAPIFHGIFTASIVIGAGVALIPNLPLLSIMVLAQDVNGILLPLILIFVMVIVNDKGIMGEYANSRRHNIVAGLTTAALIVLSLLLVATSLFS, translated from the coding sequence ATGCCCCGCATCGGCCGCACCCGCCTGCTGCTTTTCCTGGCCCTGATCGGCCCCGGCCTGATCACAGCCAACGCCGACAACGACGCCGGCGGCATCGCTACCTATTCCATGGCCGGCGGCCGCTACGGTTACAGCATGCTCTGGATGCTCCTGCTCATAACTCTCAGCCTCGCGGTCACCCAGGAGATGGGCGCCCGTATGGGAATCGTGACCGGCCAGGGGCTGGCGGCGCTGATCCGCGAGCGCTTCCGGCTGAAGATGACGGTCTTCGCCATGATTGCCATGCTGATCGCCAACCTGGGCACGACCATCTCCGAATTCTCAGGCATCGCTTCGAGTTTTCAGCTGTTCGGCGCCTCGAAGTATTACACGGTGCCCTTCGTGGCCGCCTTCATCTGGCTGCTGGTGGTGCGGGGCTCCTACAAGATCGCCGAGCGGGTCTTCCTGGTCTTTTCAACCTTTTATCTTTCCTACGTGATCTCGGGATTCATGGCCCATCCCGACTGGGGCCAGGCGCTGCACGATACCGTGGTGCCGTCGTTCCAGATGAATGCGGGCTACATCCTGCTGTCGATCGCCGTCATCGGCACCACGATCACACCCTGGGGCCAGTTCTTCATCCAGGCATACGTGGTGGATAAGGGTATCTCCATCAAACATTTCCGCTACACAAAGGCTGAGGTCATCCTGGGAGCTGTGATCACCGATGTGGTGGCGCTGTTCATCATCGTCGCCTGCGCGGCGACCATCTACAAGACCGGCGGCGACATCAACACCGCCGACCAGGCGGCCCAGGCCCTGGTGCCGCTCGCTGGGGAATGGGCGTCCAACCTGTTCGCCTTCGGGCTGCTGAACGCTTCGGTTCTGGCGGCGGGCATCCTGCCCCTCGCTACCGCCTACGCCATCTGCGAGGCTTTCGGCTTCGAATCGGGGGTCAACCGCTCTTTCAGGGAGGCGCCGATCTTCCACGGCATCTTCACGGCCAGCATCGTCATCGGCGCCGGCGTCGCCCTCATCCCCAACCTGCCGCTGCTCAGCATCATGGTCCTGGCCCAGGACGTGAACGGCATCCTCCTGCCGCTCATCCTCATCTTCGTGATGGTGATCGTGAACGACAAGGGGATCATGGGGGAATACGCCAACAGCCGCCGGCACAATATCGTTGCCGGCCTGACTACTGCCGCGTTGATCGTACTGAGCTTGCTGCTGGTGGCTACCAGCCTGTTTTCCTGA
- the phoU gene encoding phosphate signaling complex protein PhoU produces MTRQSFHEGLKQLNEEILRMGSLVVESVDLSTQSLFKGDRNLANAVIAGDDDINELNLWIEGKCLSLQAQQQPVARDLRLLHTCLLVSLHLERIGDLAVNIAKIAKRLERTAGAEPYMELLRKMSAQSLEVLRQGIKSFADRDVELAKSLVELDEPIDEMYKEILGRLLHPEGEEAAAASTEWATHIALASRYIERIADQVVDMGERIDFLVTGHLDGKYFDNNPDERFGE; encoded by the coding sequence ATGACCAGACAGTCATTTCATGAAGGGCTCAAACAGCTTAACGAGGAGATCCTGCGCATGGGGAGCCTGGTCGTCGAATCAGTGGACCTCTCCACGCAGTCCCTTTTCAAGGGCGACCGCAACCTGGCCAACGCCGTGATCGCCGGGGACGACGATATCAACGAACTCAACCTCTGGATCGAAGGCAAGTGCCTTTCACTGCAGGCCCAGCAACAGCCCGTGGCCCGCGATCTGCGGCTGCTTCACACCTGCCTGCTCGTCAGCCTCCACCTGGAGCGCATCGGCGACCTGGCGGTCAACATCGCCAAGATAGCCAAGCGCCTGGAGCGTACCGCCGGCGCCGAGCCATATATGGAACTTCTCAGGAAGATGTCGGCCCAGTCGCTGGAGGTTTTGCGCCAGGGCATCAAGTCCTTCGCCGACCGCGACGTGGAGCTGGCCAAATCCCTGGTGGAACTCGACGAGCCAATCGACGAGATGTACAAGGAGATCCTGGGACGGCTCCTGCATCCGGAAGGGGAAGAGGCGGCTGCGGCTTCGACTGAATGGGCCACGCACATTGCCCTCGCCAGCCGCTACATCGAGCGCATCGCCGACCAGGTCGTCGACATGGGCGAGCGCATCGACTTCCTGGTCACGGGGCATCTTGATGGAAAATATTTCGACAATAACCCGGATGAGCGGTTCGGCGAATGA
- a CDS encoding site-2 protease family protein, with the protein MKWSFKVWRVFGIELRIHITFFLIVIYAAFMWGSVFEKGTAGAIYGAFMIAVLFICVVIHELCHSRLAQHYGGEVDSITLLPIGGVSMLKNMPEDPKKELWVSLVGPLSNLVIAAMLFPFIYLVPDPVDGTFGAFTNSDVLISVSVQGFVSYLFMINILLALFNLLPAFPLDGGRVLRSILAQYMPYMKATRVAVAAGQAFAFILGITGLISGNWIWLLIAVFIYFGAEQEGAGTEVKTVLSRLTAGQAVEANAKVLSQEQTLGEVVAVVLHSFQEDFPVLDEGGRIIGVLTRANLIAGLHNIGPEAQVGQVMEKDFPVVEASALFSEVYEKMNASRIKALPVVEGGQLLGMVTLEHLSEVFMLLNSTEKPLLPQA; encoded by the coding sequence ATGAAATGGTCCTTCAAAGTCTGGCGCGTCTTCGGCATCGAACTCCGCATTCATATCACCTTCTTTCTGATTGTCATCTATGCCGCGTTTATGTGGGGCTCCGTTTTTGAGAAAGGGACGGCGGGCGCGATCTATGGCGCTTTCATGATCGCCGTCCTATTTATCTGCGTGGTGATCCACGAGCTGTGCCATTCACGCCTGGCCCAGCACTACGGCGGCGAGGTGGACAGCATCACCCTGTTGCCTATCGGTGGTGTCTCCATGTTGAAGAACATGCCCGAGGACCCGAAGAAGGAGCTGTGGGTATCCCTGGTCGGTCCTCTCAGCAATCTGGTCATCGCGGCGATGCTTTTCCCTTTCATCTACCTGGTACCCGATCCGGTCGATGGCACGTTTGGCGCATTCACGAACTCTGATGTCCTTATCAGCGTCTCGGTCCAGGGATTTGTCAGTTACCTGTTCATGATCAACATATTGCTGGCGCTGTTCAATCTGCTGCCGGCCTTCCCTCTGGATGGCGGGCGGGTGCTTAGAAGCATCCTGGCCCAGTACATGCCGTACATGAAAGCCACGCGAGTGGCGGTGGCTGCGGGTCAGGCTTTCGCATTCATTCTGGGGATCACCGGATTGATATCGGGTAACTGGATCTGGCTGCTGATAGCTGTCTTCATCTATTTTGGGGCCGAGCAGGAGGGCGCCGGCACTGAAGTAAAGACTGTACTCTCGCGACTCACCGCGGGGCAGGCGGTGGAAGCGAATGCGAAGGTCCTGTCACAGGAACAGACACTCGGAGAGGTAGTCGCCGTCGTGCTCCATTCTTTCCAGGAGGATTTTCCGGTCCTGGACGAGGGCGGCCGCATCATTGGCGTGCTCACCCGAGCGAACCTCATCGCTGGGCTTCACAACATCGGCCCGGAGGCGCAGGTGGGCCAGGTGATGGAAAAGGATTTCCCGGTCGTGGAAGCCAGCGCCCTGTTCTCGGAAGTCTACGAGAAGATGAACGCCAGCAGGATCAAGGCCTTGCCAGTAGTCGAGGGCGGCCAGCTGCTAGGCATGGTCACCCTCGAACATTTAAGCGAGGTATTCATGCTGCTCAATTCCACTGAGAAACCGCTGCTGCCGCAGGCTTGA
- a CDS encoding ABC transporter permease yields MKRFRATYIIWLRDLKRHFRDRARIVGSLATPIIFIFILGQGLGSSMSASLPAGSEASLDYKTFMFPGILGMTVLFAGVFSAVSIVWDREFGFLKEMLVAPVPSWSIALGKVVSGATIASFQGCLMLVLAPLAGVSLTPLMVVKLIPTLFLVAFSMTGMGVLVASRLKSMQGFQMIMNFIMMPMFFLSGAMFPLANAPGWMDTLAKIDPLTYGVDALRSIMLTDFPSRYPFVVDITMIALISSFMLAVAISTFSRQS; encoded by the coding sequence TTGAAAAGATTCCGCGCCACATACATCATCTGGCTGCGCGACCTCAAGCGTCACTTCCGTGACCGCGCCCGAATCGTCGGCTCGCTGGCGACGCCGATCATATTCATATTCATCCTGGGCCAGGGGCTGGGTTCGTCCATGAGCGCTTCCCTGCCTGCCGGCAGCGAAGCCTCCCTCGACTACAAGACCTTCATGTTCCCGGGCATCCTGGGGATGACGGTGCTCTTCGCCGGCGTATTCTCTGCCGTCTCGATCGTCTGGGACCGGGAGTTCGGATTCCTCAAGGAGATGCTGGTGGCTCCCGTGCCCAGCTGGAGCATCGCCCTGGGGAAGGTCGTCAGCGGGGCCACGATCGCCTCTTTCCAGGGATGCCTGATGCTGGTGCTGGCGCCTCTGGCCGGTGTCAGCCTGACGCCGCTGATGGTGGTGAAGCTGATCCCGACTCTCTTCCTGGTGGCGTTCTCCATGACCGGCATGGGAGTGCTGGTGGCCTCGCGGCTCAAGAGCATGCAGGGCTTCCAGATGATCATGAATTTCATCATGATGCCAATGTTCTTCCTTTCGGGCGCCATGTTCCCACTGGCGAACGCGCCTGGCTGGATGGACACCCTGGCGAAGATCGATCCCCTGACCTATGGCGTCGACGCCCTGCGCTCGATCATGCTGACTGACTTTCCCTCGCGCTATCCGTTCGTCGTCGACATAACCATGATCGCCCTGATCTCGTCATTCATGCTGGCGGTCGCCATTTCGACATTCAGCAGGCAGTCCTGA
- a CDS encoding Hsp20/alpha crystallin family protein, protein MALVRWTPYKELLDMPHEMTSLFGRPFRSLLGEPFFGLDTLRTPMDIYSKGDDMYVRLELPGIKAEDVDITLAEHMLTITGERHEDKEVKEGDYYRHERSFGSFERSLPVPEKVGEKDISATFEDGMLEVMIKGAVATVPAKHIEVRTAEGKSTSIKAKKG, encoded by the coding sequence ATGGCACTCGTCAGATGGACACCTTACAAAGAGTTGCTGGATATGCCCCATGAGATGACCAGCCTGTTCGGCAGGCCGTTCAGGTCTCTGCTCGGCGAGCCGTTCTTCGGCCTCGATACCTTGAGGACGCCCATGGATATCTATTCCAAGGGAGACGACATGTATGTCCGCCTGGAGCTGCCAGGCATCAAGGCTGAGGATGTGGACATCACGCTAGCGGAGCATATGCTGACGATCACCGGCGAGAGGCACGAGGACAAGGAGGTCAAGGAAGGTGATTACTATCGCCATGAGCGTTCGTTCGGCAGCTTCGAGCGGTCCCTGCCGGTGCCGGAGAAAGTGGGCGAGAAGGATATTTCCGCCACTTTCGAGGACGGCATGCTCGAGGTCATGATCAAGGGAGCCGTGGCAACGGTTCCGGCCAAGCACATCGAGGTCAGGACCGCGGAGGGCAAGAGCACGAGCATCAAGGCGAAGAAAGGCTGA
- a CDS encoding AbrB/MazE/SpoVT family DNA-binding domain-containing protein, with product MNNHTYLNRDKNQGGLSLMAKDSIPDPQFWGSATVGERGQIVIPADARQELDIKPGDKLLIFSGMHGGSLNVMKAEQVTEFVSRAMAKLTKMEEIARGEKK from the coding sequence ATGAATAATCATACTTATTTAAACAGGGATAAAAACCAGGGAGGATTGAGCCTGATGGCCAAGGACAGCATACCGGATCCGCAGTTCTGGGGGTCGGCAACAGTGGGCGAGCGGGGGCAGATAGTGATCCCGGCAGACGCCCGCCAGGAGCTGGATATAAAACCCGGCGACAAGCTGCTTATCTTCTCTGGCATGCACGGAGGCTCGCTCAACGTGATGAAGGCGGAGCAGGTTACCGAGTTCGTCTCGCGGGCCATGGCCAAGCTGACCAAGATGGAAGAGATCGCCCGCGGGGAGAAGAAATGA